The proteins below are encoded in one region of Sulfolobus sp. A20:
- a CDS encoding RAMP superfamily CRISPR-associated protein: MTEVYIYRLKFNLPNGLRIGGVYDTTEPLRLGSEEYLIPSSSLKGMFRRVTEIIMGSPEHFNQHVNSSNVYSKYKTLIDECNQHPKKCVDDVVRIAVAKGITDEEEFNKLYNQYNCPIERLYGGDYFAGSITISDVLVKANIIQRPHVVIDRKSRTNLERFLFNEKILDLSSIEVMVIVRGEYNYIPWMRTLKFMRDVGTFIGNSKSRGIGFIQLDDKESSVAKVYSLLDKPIFKPLSDELK, translated from the coding sequence ATGACAGAAGTCTATATATATAGGTTAAAGTTTAACCTGCCAAACGGTCTGAGGATAGGGGGAGTATACGATACTACTGAACCATTAAGGTTAGGTAGTGAAGAGTACTTAATCCCCTCCAGTAGCCTCAAAGGCATGTTCAGAAGGGTCACAGAGATCATAATGGGTAGCCCAGAACACTTCAACCAGCACGTGAACAGCAGTAACGTATATAGTAAGTATAAAACCTTAATAGATGAGTGCAACCAACACCCTAAAAAATGCGTTGACGATGTTGTGAGAATAGCCGTAGCTAAGGGAATAACTGATGAAGAGGAGTTCAATAAGCTCTACAACCAGTACAACTGCCCCATCGAAAGGCTATATGGAGGGGACTACTTCGCTGGTAGTATAACTATATCTGACGTGTTAGTTAAGGCAAACATAATCCAAAGACCTCACGTAGTCATCGATAGGAAGTCCAGGACTAATCTGGAGAGGTTTTTATTCAACGAGAAGATCCTCGACTTGAGCTCAATTGAGGTCATGGTGATTGTAAGGGGAGAATACAACTATATTCCTTGGATGAGGACGCTAAAGTTCATGAGGGACGTAGGTACTTTCATAGGTAACAGCAAGTCTAGGGGGATAGGGTTCATACAATTGGACGATAAGGAGAGCAGTGTGGCAAAAGTTTACTCACTATTAGATAAGCCAATATTCAAACCGTTAAGTGATGAGCTGAAATGA
- a CDS encoding RAMP superfamily CRISPR-associated protein, which yields MEITILLKNLTSLTIAGGSTIGIVDIPFNELGIPSSSLRGVMRTAVSNLLPNGFTSCGEIEPNRMRKAHGSSPCDVCRLYGYPDSKDGGCFTILMDQVVEEKHLITRVSIDDKTQKAKDGSLFTQQIIKPGREFKAKIIYRCEDDIKLFNLLLYSLSALRYWRLGRNAMVDVKVLTKKEEVCNKVKCNDETEKLLDFLSDYLWR from the coding sequence GTGGAGATCACAATACTCTTAAAAAACCTCACCTCTTTGACAATTGCAGGAGGGAGTACAATAGGCATAGTCGACATCCCATTTAACGAACTTGGGATCCCCTCCTCATCGTTAAGAGGAGTGATGAGGACAGCGGTAAGTAACCTATTGCCAAACGGGTTTACATCCTGTGGTGAAATAGAGCCTAATAGGATGAGAAAGGCACACGGCTCCTCCCCTTGTGATGTATGTAGACTTTACGGTTACCCAGACTCGAAAGATGGGGGATGCTTCACCATCTTAATGGACCAAGTGGTAGAGGAAAAACACTTGATAACGAGGGTATCAATTGATGATAAGACACAAAAGGCTAAGGACGGCTCACTGTTCACCCAACAGATCATAAAGCCTGGTAGAGAATTTAAGGCTAAAATCATTTACAGATGTGAAGACGATATTAAGCTGTTTAACCTATTACTCTACTCACTGTCCGCATTAAGGTATTGGAGGTTAGGGAGGAACGCTATGGTAGACGTTAAGGTCTTGACTAAGAAAGAGGAGGTATGTAACAAGGTGAAGTGTAACGACGAGACTGAAAAACTGCTTGATTTTCTATCAGATTACTTGTGGAGGTGA
- a CDS encoding HD domain-containing protein: MVLRGKLLLPDFKVSFVDENKVSNLEGKIVDVLFQLASFSCEIADNDEKKAIDIYADVLSFLYKMPMLFSYSPYTSSNYVFNAFEYFFIYVIFRHLEDISSLKLEDVFKQLESKRKEYDKLITYIVTSSDIREIYEALLYTPADTRPGYNFTSLVSHLQLSSLLTWALQPESVDLNYLRIAGLLHDIGKLINPKHHVTASSEILKKLIESADKAGLCMGESLDKIKDLVEKHHTRAENVLNMADRLAASADRLSGIVNRYLKEIPMGECYNDANSYDCIEKYGKEKYEEASKTLFKRIVGETLELSRFTKDSKFFEFLNTQEVKRSEERKLGSPKAYLVYIDFPGIQKFITSFPNLRDMSFASTLVDFLTSVYAFILIDTEFKNLGKSRIPAEALLSGYGGHSYIVVRSDLGKDQIKKLFENVIEPIDVKLDVKIVDFIYEDYVKNFNEVWAEISSQQYEKYLINFDEQIYSLGLHEVCTSCGIRPAIDRSEDDLLCERCKFVRELSKQRGFVARVNANYLLDGTPVRPLEYAQKYLGEDYPVKAMEFIAGYKKKEDNKYVALIKADGNRAGVIFMTSVTFSDYIDRSFRLDYGIKKSFYETISELARVNKDLASRVLSGVLYLGGDDVMILAPSVVSIPLATKLFERAEKNTGFTFKVGVISVKPDHPVQFAYHAVNELMERSKIEDANKSSISCLVFSSTLASEGVIKTELSKYSAIPSNGNKKSFLLVSNDLDEVKELLDLISNKQDVFSFISQLYDKDATKEAREEARKEARDLIRPLEDVVSYADTLYGTDRYFYETVAYMVRKRFRSDDEYTKRLLTLLLSKINKNVIPLYDFYFMLKTIRVGIG, encoded by the coding sequence ATGGTCCTAAGAGGTAAACTATTGTTACCGGACTTTAAGGTGAGCTTCGTCGACGAGAATAAGGTAAGTAATCTGGAAGGCAAGATAGTTGACGTCCTGTTCCAGTTGGCGAGTTTTTCATGTGAAATAGCTGATAACGATGAGAAGAAAGCAATTGATATATACGCTGACGTACTGTCCTTCCTATATAAGATGCCAATGCTATTTTCATACTCACCTTATACCTCTAGCAATTACGTGTTCAACGCCTTTGAATACTTCTTCATCTACGTAATTTTTAGGCACTTGGAGGACATCAGTTCATTAAAACTTGAAGATGTTTTTAAACAGCTAGAAAGTAAGAGGAAGGAATACGATAAGCTAATCACTTATATTGTAACCTCAAGTGATATCAGAGAGATCTATGAGGCATTGCTTTACACTCCAGCTGACACCAGACCGGGCTATAACTTCACTTCCCTCGTATCACACTTACAGCTTTCCTCCTTACTAACCTGGGCTTTACAGCCAGAGTCAGTTGACCTAAACTACTTAAGAATAGCAGGACTCCTCCATGATATTGGAAAGCTAATTAACCCCAAACATCACGTTACAGCCTCATCTGAAATCCTTAAAAAATTAATTGAGAGTGCTGACAAAGCCGGCTTATGCATGGGCGAATCATTAGATAAGATAAAAGATTTGGTTGAAAAGCATCACACTAGAGCAGAAAACGTTCTAAACATGGCAGATAGGTTGGCTGCATCAGCAGATAGGTTAAGTGGTATAGTCAATAGATACCTCAAGGAAATTCCTATGGGAGAATGTTATAACGATGCTAACTCTTACGACTGCATTGAGAAATATGGTAAAGAGAAGTATGAAGAGGCCAGTAAGACTTTATTTAAGCGTATAGTTGGCGAGACCCTAGAGTTGAGCAGGTTCACTAAGGATTCTAAGTTCTTTGAGTTTCTGAACACCCAAGAGGTCAAGAGGTCTGAGGAAAGGAAGTTGGGAAGCCCTAAAGCCTACCTAGTCTACATAGACTTCCCCGGTATCCAGAAGTTCATAACCAGCTTCCCTAATTTAAGGGATATGTCGTTTGCAAGCACATTAGTCGATTTCTTAACCTCAGTCTACGCCTTCATACTCATTGATACTGAGTTCAAAAACCTTGGAAAATCCAGAATACCTGCAGAGGCATTACTAAGTGGATATGGGGGTCACTCGTATATTGTAGTGAGAAGCGATCTAGGCAAGGACCAAATTAAGAAACTATTTGAGAACGTCATTGAGCCAATTGACGTTAAGTTGGACGTGAAAATAGTCGATTTCATTTATGAGGACTACGTTAAAAACTTCAACGAAGTATGGGCTGAGATTTCATCGCAACAGTACGAGAAGTATTTAATCAACTTTGACGAACAGATTTACTCCTTAGGTCTTCATGAAGTCTGCACTAGCTGTGGGATTAGACCAGCTATTGATAGGAGTGAAGACGATTTACTCTGCGAGAGATGTAAATTCGTTAGGGAACTCTCAAAGCAGAGAGGTTTTGTAGCTAGGGTTAACGCGAATTACTTGTTAGACGGGACTCCAGTCAGACCTTTAGAATACGCTCAAAAATATCTCGGTGAAGACTACCCAGTCAAAGCAATGGAGTTCATAGCTGGTTATAAGAAAAAGGAGGACAATAAATACGTAGCCTTAATAAAAGCTGATGGGAATAGGGCTGGAGTAATCTTTATGACGAGTGTGACTTTTTCAGACTACATCGATAGGAGCTTCAGGCTAGACTATGGAATAAAGAAGTCGTTCTACGAGACGATATCTGAGCTAGCTAGAGTGAATAAAGACTTGGCGAGTAGGGTATTATCTGGTGTACTATATCTAGGTGGGGACGACGTTATGATATTAGCCCCATCAGTGGTTTCCATACCATTAGCTACTAAACTGTTTGAGAGAGCGGAGAAGAACACTGGCTTCACCTTCAAGGTCGGGGTAATATCAGTCAAGCCAGACCATCCAGTACAGTTCGCTTACCACGCGGTAAACGAGTTAATGGAGAGGAGTAAGATAGAGGACGCTAATAAATCTTCAATATCGTGTCTAGTCTTCTCATCAACACTGGCATCAGAAGGGGTGATTAAAACTGAGCTCTCTAAATACAGTGCCATTCCCTCTAATGGAAACAAAAAGTCATTCCTCTTGGTGTCAAACGATTTAGATGAGGTGAAGGAATTGTTAGACCTAATAAGCAATAAGCAAGACGTTTTCAGCTTCATATCACAACTATACGATAAAGACGCAACGAAGGAAGCAAGGGAGGAAGCGAGGAAGGAAGCGAGGGACCTAATCAGACCGCTAGAAGATGTAGTGAGTTACGCAGATACATTGTACGGCACTGACAGATACTTCTACGAAACAGTAGCTTATATGGTAAGAAAGAGGTTTAGGAGTGATGACGAATATACGAAGAGACTACTGACACTACTATTGAGTAAGATAAATAAGAACGTCATCCCACTTTACGATTTCTACTTCATGTTAAAGACTATAAGAGTAGGTATAGGGTGA
- a CDS encoding RAMP superfamily CRISPR-associated protein, with the protein MDLALLKITVKRYITTQLRKVKNYYFSTADYIPSTTLRGAILAEYYYQKGKIEEDFFVSPAYPTNTLPSHYFSPAKERKGKDFIEANGVLNEKEKVIGEGRISEAMKVEGKPKIGALITYKGDEKDHHVYQQFSAESTIQMHVAIDKKSVSSYQGMLFAYEYKKFDELWALAKPSEVIDLVKRVGIGRSKNRVGNIAEVNKVREINLDDPKGLSYCLSQCLPSLFGKKFFDAKTIIGETSLYTGWFTTDTISGNKPVFKTLKEGTLIYIDEYYDSRIMASGLNFILKIPDLKYLLDKVRVQ; encoded by the coding sequence GTGGACCTAGCGTTATTAAAAATAACTGTAAAAAGATACATAACGACCCAACTGAGAAAGGTCAAAAACTACTACTTCTCAACAGCTGACTACATCCCATCCACAACGTTAAGGGGTGCTATTCTGGCAGAGTACTATTACCAAAAAGGGAAGATAGAGGAGGACTTCTTCGTATCCCCAGCTTACCCCACAAACACTTTACCTTCCCACTACTTCAGCCCAGCTAAGGAGAGGAAGGGCAAAGACTTCATTGAGGCTAATGGCGTTTTAAACGAAAAAGAGAAGGTGATAGGGGAAGGGAGAATATCTGAGGCAATGAAGGTAGAGGGTAAGCCTAAGATTGGTGCCCTAATAACTTATAAAGGTGATGAGAAAGACCACCACGTCTATCAACAGTTCTCAGCTGAGTCTACAATACAAATGCACGTCGCAATAGATAAGAAGAGCGTATCGTCATACCAAGGGATGTTATTCGCTTACGAGTATAAGAAATTTGATGAACTTTGGGCTTTAGCTAAGCCAAGTGAGGTCATAGACTTGGTCAAAAGAGTAGGCATAGGTAGGAGTAAGAATAGGGTGGGGAACATAGCTGAGGTCAATAAGGTAAGGGAGATAAACCTAGATGATCCAAAAGGTTTATCCTACTGCCTATCCCAGTGCCTCCCATCCCTTTTCGGTAAGAAGTTCTTCGACGCTAAAACTATCATAGGGGAGACATCACTTTACACAGGCTGGTTTACTACTGACACAATATCCGGGAATAAGCCAGTCTTCAAAACCCTGAAGGAGGGCACGTTAATATACATTGATGAGTATTATGACTCAAGGATTATGGCTTCAGGCTTGAACTTCATCCTCAAAATACCAGACCTAAAGTACTTACTAGATAAGGTGAGAGTACAATGA
- a CDS encoding TM1812 family CRISPR-associated protein — MRTIKDNFNVNGDVSVKLLRDITDIVYKLISEASSSIIIRELDKLFNCVRDNAEMIASKGKVNYKDIYPMCTQSNTGEAQGCEEVLSEDNKRNFIAHGGLLEEIVEIKVTNEVSKENIFLSYGKCWEKVKEFLSK; from the coding sequence ATGAGGACAATTAAGGACAACTTCAACGTAAATGGGGACGTGAGCGTAAAGCTACTCAGGGACATAACTGACATAGTATACAAGCTCATATCAGAGGCTTCGTCCTCTATCATCATACGTGAGCTCGACAAGTTGTTCAATTGCGTGAGGGATAATGCAGAAATGATAGCTAGTAAGGGCAAGGTGAATTATAAGGATATATACCCTATGTGTACTCAATCTAACACCGGAGAGGCCCAAGGATGTGAGGAAGTCTTAAGTGAAGATAATAAGAGGAACTTCATAGCCCACGGAGGGCTGCTAGAGGAGATCGTTGAGATTAAAGTCACTAATGAAGTGAGCAAGGAGAACATATTCCTATCGTACGGGAAATGTTGGGAAAAAGTTAAGGAATTCCTTTCGAAGTAG
- the cas6 gene encoding CRISPR-associated endoribonuclease Cas6: protein MMIYSMKFEVEPEHDVLIPPFTSKLGRQILVNMSKSYSEIVHDPRPYKPVRVSVIKDINERPIFFTGKEKVVLNGRAKYYFTFSFIGNSFFEEILQNPQQVLTFWQTKFRVQLVDVKITENVEIEDARLYKISFLTPTLLQPIRPPIKRKKNRFILFPCVPYLISSILRHWNSNSDEKISNVLSSKTLYYFREVDYRLRPITAYYGNKPVRGFVGWTIYQLSARKNSKLRDNIRKLLGYANYLGVGKSRAIGFGEVKVTPLTLS, encoded by the coding sequence ATGATGATATATTCTATGAAATTCGAGGTCGAACCAGAACATGACGTCCTAATCCCACCCTTTACCTCAAAGTTAGGAAGACAAATCCTAGTCAACATGAGTAAAAGCTACTCAGAAATAGTCCACGACCCTAGGCCTTACAAGCCAGTAAGGGTGAGTGTAATTAAGGACATAAATGAAAGACCAATCTTTTTTACCGGTAAGGAAAAAGTCGTGTTAAATGGTAGAGCGAAATACTACTTCACTTTTTCCTTCATAGGTAACAGTTTTTTTGAAGAAATACTCCAAAACCCACAACAAGTATTGACTTTTTGGCAGACCAAGTTCAGAGTCCAACTGGTTGACGTCAAGATAACGGAAAACGTTGAAATAGAGGACGCGAGGCTCTATAAGATTTCTTTCCTAACGCCAACACTATTACAACCAATAAGACCTCCAATCAAAAGGAAGAAGAACAGGTTCATTTTATTCCCTTGCGTCCCCTACTTGATCTCCTCAATACTGAGGCACTGGAACTCTAACAGTGATGAAAAGATAAGCAACGTCCTAAGCTCTAAAACGTTGTACTACTTTAGGGAAGTGGACTATAGGCTAAGGCCTATAACAGCCTATTATGGGAATAAGCCAGTCAGGGGATTTGTAGGGTGGACTATATATCAACTATCAGCTAGGAAGAACAGTAAACTAAGAGATAACATCAGAAAGTTATTAGGTTACGCGAATTACCTAGGCGTAGGTAAGAGTAGGGCTATTGGGTTTGGGGAAGTTAAGGTAACCCCTCTGACACTGTCATAA
- a CDS encoding RAMP superfamily CRISPR-associated protein translates to MQRSNIQRSEYTRRNSKGIDGEIELRLTVKSDYLHVGSGLPTYRLMKKIDNINALLEQALKGSIPDLSAYFSPKLHLMTRYSNGLVIIPGSTIKGLVRTRLELAIPGSCYIVSREASNTSQTYKKIFRPKDKESEKFDVVKFPKVCPVCDLLGNSGLASRVTFSDFIGENVNSQNVNVRGDEYECVTKNSVFKGRAIFKGLKSVEIGMLLYGFGFRVNNNSLISKTMLLGRFKFSDRRFGRVQFSLVSSDPKYVDYLKEFVNAFKPSDFNEEW, encoded by the coding sequence ATGCAAAGATCCAATATCCAGAGAAGTGAATATACTAGGAGAAACTCTAAGGGCATTGACGGTGAAATAGAGCTAAGGCTCACAGTGAAGTCAGACTATTTACACGTGGGGAGTGGACTTCCAACGTATAGGTTAATGAAAAAAATAGATAACATTAACGCTTTACTTGAACAAGCATTAAAGGGTAGTATACCAGATCTCTCAGCCTACTTTTCACCAAAACTCCACTTAATGACTAGGTATAGTAATGGTTTAGTCATAATCCCAGGGTCAACAATAAAGGGACTGGTGAGGACTAGACTAGAGTTAGCAATCCCAGGGAGCTGTTACATAGTCTCTAGGGAAGCAAGCAACACGTCTCAGACGTATAAGAAAATATTCAGACCTAAGGATAAGGAAAGTGAAAAATTTGACGTAGTTAAGTTTCCCAAAGTTTGCCCAGTCTGTGACCTCTTAGGAAACAGTGGCTTGGCTAGTAGAGTAACGTTTAGTGATTTCATAGGAGAAAATGTCAATTCTCAAAACGTTAACGTAAGGGGAGATGAATACGAATGCGTAACGAAGAACTCCGTATTTAAGGGAAGAGCTATCTTCAAGGGATTGAAGAGCGTGGAAATAGGGATGTTACTTTACGGTTTCGGGTTTAGAGTTAATAACAACTCCTTAATTTCTAAGACAATGTTATTAGGAAGGTTCAAGTTCTCTGACAGAAGGTTTGGAAGAGTCCAGTTCTCCCTCGTGAGCTCTGATCCCAAGTACGTTGACTACTTAAAGGAGTTTGTAAACGCGTTCAAACCATCAGATTTTAACGAGGAGTGGTAA